The genomic segment GCGCGAGATTGCCACGGGCAAGGTGCGCTTCCACCGCGACAGCACGGAAGTGGTGCGCGAGTGGATCGAAGAGAACCGCATCTGAAGCGGCCGTTGCCTCCGGGCAACGTCACTTTCAAGAGCGAGCGCTGACGCGTGTCCGGGCTGGATCTCTCGAAGCTCGGTCACGCGGGTGATTTTGGAGCGCTCGCCCACTACGCGGACCCAGCCTACTACTCGAAGGCGTACCGCACGCGCCGCGAAGACGTTGAGTTTTACGTGCGCCTGGCGGAGCGCGTTGGTGGTCCGGTGCTCGAATATGCAGTCGGCAACGGGCGCGTTGCGTTGCCCATGGCGCGCGCTGGGCTCGATGTGTGGGGCGTCGATCTTTCCGCTCCCATGCTCGAGTCACTCAAGGAGCGCCTGGGGAAAGAAGAGCGCGACGTTCAGCGGCGCATCCAGCTTGCCCGCGGCGATATGCGGACGTGGCGGACGCGCCGACGCTTTCCGCTGATCATCAGCGCGTTCAACAGCGTGCTCCACCTCTACACGCGCGACGACGTCGAGGCCTTTTTTCGCCGCGTGCAGGCTCACCTGGTTCCTGGTGGACGCTTCGTCTTCGACTTCTCGCTGCCACGTCCAGCGGACTTGGCGCTGGATCCCGACCGCAACTACAGCGGGATGCGACTGCGCGATCCGAGCAGCGGCAAGCTGGTGAAGTACTCGGAGCGGT from the Polyangiaceae bacterium genome contains:
- a CDS encoding class I SAM-dependent methyltransferase, giving the protein MSGLDLSKLGHAGDFGALAHYADPAYYSKAYRTRREDVEFYVRLAERVGGPVLEYAVGNGRVALPMARAGLDVWGVDLSAPMLESLKERLGKEERDVQRRIQLARGDMRTWRTRRRFPLIISAFNSVLHLYTRDDVEAFFRRVQAHLVPGGRFVFDFSLPRPADLALDPDRNYSGMRLRDPSSGKLVKYSERFEYDPVRQIQLCWMQFQPLDGSEPWAVPLTHRQFFPQEMEALLHYAGFREIEFSADFEERPLDVDSDWVVVSCRSPHRAKQAKRRK